A genome region from Thermotoga sp. Mc24 includes the following:
- a CDS encoding 3'-5' exoribonuclease YhaM family protein has translation MPRDLLKQELFVQDLKSHINDNVEIILKVRSKKLQETKDSKKFLIMTLEDRTGTVRAVDWYNAELNDQRLKEGTVVRVKGRVVFFENRIQINLDNDYGAIKILKDDEYDYTKFVAQSKKDLEVLKKKLFVLLDQVKDQHYKKLLKAFFEDKEFSEKFFRSPAGMRVHHAYIGGLLEHSVTVAEICREISKYYSLDRDLLITGALLHDVGKVEEYKITESGIEVTTEGELKGHIAIGAAMIREMGKKLSIPEHKILELEHIILSHHGELEWGSPVVPKTIEALIVHHVENLDSKIARFIEVIESSETDQGWTEYDKNLGRRIFLRGEVTDE, from the coding sequence ATGCCAAGAGATCTGTTAAAACAGGAACTGTTTGTTCAGGATTTGAAGAGTCATATCAACGACAACGTTGAAATCATCCTGAAGGTTAGGAGTAAAAAACTCCAGGAAACAAAAGATAGTAAGAAATTCCTGATCATGACGCTGGAAGACAGGACGGGAACCGTCAGGGCTGTGGACTGGTACAATGCTGAGCTCAACGATCAACGCTTGAAAGAAGGGACCGTCGTCAGGGTGAAAGGCAGAGTGGTATTTTTTGAGAACAGAATACAGATAAACCTGGATAACGATTACGGCGCCATAAAGATTTTGAAGGACGACGAATACGATTACACGAAATTCGTTGCACAGTCGAAAAAAGACCTGGAGGTTTTGAAGAAAAAACTTTTTGTTCTTTTGGATCAAGTAAAAGATCAGCACTACAAAAAACTCTTGAAGGCTTTCTTTGAAGATAAAGAGTTCTCTGAAAAATTCTTCAGATCACCGGCGGGTATGAGAGTTCATCACGCCTACATAGGCGGTCTTCTGGAACACAGTGTCACGGTCGCTGAGATCTGCAGAGAGATCAGCAAATATTACTCTCTCGACAGAGATCTTCTCATAACTGGAGCCCTTCTTCATGATGTTGGGAAGGTGGAAGAGTACAAGATCACAGAATCCGGGATCGAAGTGACCACTGAAGGGGAGTTGAAGGGTCATATAGCGATAGGGGCGGCTATGATCAGGGAAATGGGGAAAAAGTTGTCTATTCCAGAACACAAGATCCTCGAGTTGGAGCACATAATCCTTTCTCACCATGGAGAACTCGAGTGGGGATCACCCGTGGTTCCAAAAACGATAGAGGCTTTAATAGTTCACCACGTTGAGAACTTGGATTCCAAGATAGCTCGATTCATTGAGGTTATTGAAAGTTCCGAAACGGATCAGGGATGGACAGAGTACGATAAGAATCTGGGAAGGAGAATCTTTTTAAGAGGTGAAGTAACTGATGAATAG
- the rpmB gene encoding 50S ribosomal protein L28: MAKRCEVCGKAPRSGNTVSHSDKKSGRWFRPNLQRVRVVLPDGTVKRMRVCTSCLKAGKVKKYVGQVSEV; the protein is encoded by the coding sequence ATGGCAAAGAGATGTGAAGTGTGTGGAAAGGCTCCCAGATCCGGAAACACCGTTAGTCACTCGGACAAGAAGTCAGGAAGATGGTTCAGACCCAATCTTCAGAGGGTAAGAGTAGTGCTTCCAGATGGAACGGTTAAGAGAATGAGAGTCTGCACTTCCTGTCTGAAGGCTGGTAAGGTGAAGAAGTACGTAGGACAGGTTTCGGAGGTGTGA
- the smpB gene encoding SsrA-binding protein SmpB translates to MVKVVATNKKAYTDYEILETYEAGIVLTGTEVKSLRNGSVNFKDSFCRFKNGELYLLNLHIPPYSHGGVYNHDPERPRKLLLHKRELKRLMGKVQEEGVTIVPLKIYFNDRGIAKVEIAVARGRKKYDKREAIKKKEMERKIREYMKYSR, encoded by the coding sequence ATGGTGAAGGTTGTCGCTACGAACAAAAAAGCCTACACGGACTACGAGATCCTGGAAACCTACGAGGCAGGTATTGTTCTCACAGGAACAGAAGTGAAATCCCTGAGGAACGGTTCTGTCAATTTCAAGGATTCTTTCTGTCGGTTCAAGAACGGAGAGCTTTACCTTTTGAATTTACACATTCCACCTTACAGCCACGGAGGAGTTTACAACCACGATCCTGAAAGGCCGAGAAAACTGCTTCTTCACAAAAGGGAACTGAAGAGACTCATGGGTAAAGTGCAGGAAGAGGGAGTAACGATAGTTCCACTGAAGATATACTTCAACGATCGCGGGATCGCAAAAGTGGAAATAGCCGTTGCTCGAGGAAGAAAGAAATACGATAAGAGAGAGGCGATAAAAAAGAAGGAGATGGAAAGAAAGATCAGAGAATACATGAAGTATTCGAGATAG
- a CDS encoding YraN family protein, with protein MMDWKEAEELACKFLRKKGYKILERNYRTKYGEIDIIARDGKEIVFVEVKSGNGKVDPLERIDLRKVRNLERAARFYMIQNKLNGPARVDFVRVTPERIDHFEAIWLG; from the coding sequence ATGATGGACTGGAAGGAAGCAGAAGAACTCGCGTGTAAATTTTTGAGGAAAAAAGGTTACAAAATTCTTGAAAGAAACTACAGAACAAAGTATGGTGAGATAGATATAATAGCGCGCGATGGGAAAGAGATAGTTTTCGTGGAAGTCAAAAGCGGAAATGGAAAAGTGGATCCTCTTGAAAGAATAGATCTCAGAAAAGTGAGAAACTTGGAACGAGCAGCGAGATTTTACATGATCCAGAACAAGTTGAATGGGCCGGCGCGGGTTGATTTTGTGAGGGTGACCCCTGAAAGAATAGACCATTTTGAAGCTATCTGGCTGGGGTGA
- the gatC gene encoding Asp-tRNA(Asn)/Glu-tRNA(Gln) amidotransferase subunit GatC — protein MIKVTKDLVLHLENLARLELSEDQRESLMKDFQEILDYVELLNEVDVEGVEPMYTPVEDSAKLRKGDPRFFEMRDLIKKNFPEEKDSHIKVPGIHR, from the coding sequence ATGATAAAGGTTACAAAAGACCTGGTGCTTCATCTTGAAAATCTTGCAAGATTGGAACTCTCTGAAGATCAGAGAGAAAGTCTGATGAAAGATTTTCAGGAGATACTCGATTACGTGGAGCTCCTCAACGAAGTCGACGTAGAGGGTGTGGAGCCGATGTACACACCCGTTGAGGACAGTGCCAAACTCAGGAAAGGGGATCCGAGATTCTTTGAAATGCGAGACCTCATAAAGAAGAACTTCCCGGAAGAAAAAGACAGTCACATAAAGGTTCCCGGAATCCACAGATGA
- the csrA gene encoding carbon storage regulator CsrA, which yields MLVLTRRVGEKIMIGEDIVITVLKIEGNSVKIGIEAPRYVKILREELYEELKSENIKASGVSKDDLKGVLKNDKGYKRPGASS from the coding sequence GTGTTGGTTCTCACCAGAAGAGTAGGGGAAAAGATCATGATCGGCGAGGACATAGTGATAACTGTCCTGAAGATAGAAGGAAATTCTGTTAAAATTGGTATAGAGGCACCCAGATATGTGAAGATTCTTCGTGAGGAACTCTACGAAGAACTCAAGAGTGAAAACATAAAAGCTTCTGGGGTTTCAAAAGATGACCTGAAGGGGGTTTTGAAAAATGATAAAGGTTACAAAAGACCTGGTGCTTCATCTTGA
- the dprA gene encoding DNA-processing protein DprA, with product MSPLEMALLVHHGGFHLQELEPELPLEKFLKNADPKRTRKFQEKCGKEEIERQEALIRKHDVKLVSFWDDDYPQHLREIRYPPAVLFVRGNTELLKEKCVGVVGTRRPTGYGVNVTKRFVKLLSEYFVIVSGMALGIDSVAHREALSSGGKTVAVLGTGVDVFYPRSNERLFYEIVRNGCVVSEYPMGTHARKHHFPARNRIIAGLSDVIIVTEAPLKSGALITVKFALESGRDVFAVPGDIDRKTSEGTNYLIKSGAYPLTDEEDLEIHFGIRKSVSPSLDDDKKKIYDLLRISPRTVDDLVEELGWNVSEVLRVISEMELMGMIWFDGGAYRLLG from the coding sequence ATGTCTCCTCTTGAGATGGCTCTGCTTGTTCATCACGGTGGGTTCCATCTCCAAGAATTGGAACCGGAATTACCCCTTGAAAAATTTTTGAAAAACGCGGATCCAAAAAGGACGAGAAAGTTCCAGGAAAAGTGTGGAAAAGAAGAGATAGAAAGGCAAGAGGCACTGATAAGGAAACACGATGTAAAGCTCGTTTCTTTCTGGGACGATGACTACCCTCAGCACTTGAGGGAGATCAGGTATCCACCTGCTGTTCTTTTTGTGAGGGGCAACACGGAACTCTTGAAAGAAAAATGTGTGGGAGTTGTAGGAACAAGGAGACCCACAGGTTACGGGGTGAATGTTACAAAGCGTTTCGTTAAACTTCTGAGTGAGTACTTTGTGATCGTCTCCGGTATGGCGCTCGGAATAGATTCTGTTGCACACAGGGAAGCTCTGAGTTCTGGAGGAAAAACGGTGGCGGTTCTCGGTACAGGAGTGGATGTCTTTTATCCACGGTCGAACGAACGGCTCTTCTACGAGATTGTGAGAAACGGGTGTGTTGTCAGTGAGTATCCAATGGGAACTCACGCTCGAAAACATCATTTTCCAGCGAGAAATCGAATCATAGCAGGTCTTTCGGATGTGATAATCGTCACAGAGGCTCCCCTCAAAAGTGGTGCACTCATAACGGTGAAGTTCGCCCTGGAGAGCGGTCGCGATGTGTTTGCCGTTCCCGGTGATATAGATAGGAAGACCAGCGAAGGTACAAACTATTTGATAAAGTCGGGTGCCTATCCCCTCACCGACGAGGAGGATCTTGAAATCCATTTTGGAATCAGAAAAAGCGTTTCTCCATCGCTCGATGACGACAAAAAGAAAATCTACGATCTGTTGAGAATTTCTCCAAGAACTGTCGATGATCTTGTTGAAGAGTTGGGATGGAACGTTTCGGAAGTCCTCAGGGTAATTTCGGAAATGGAACTGATGGGAATGATCTGGTTCGACGGTGGTGCATACAGATTGCTGGGGTGA
- a CDS encoding RnfABCDGE type electron transport complex subunit B — MEVIYSTLLLAVLGFGFGAFLAYSAQKFKVEEDPRVKMITGVLPGINCGACGFAGCEAYAKAIVKGQAETNRCLPGRPQGVEEKIKKILEEYKNVSS; from the coding sequence TTGGAAGTCATCTACTCGACGCTCTTGCTCGCCGTTCTGGGTTTTGGATTCGGGGCTTTTCTTGCCTATTCTGCGCAGAAATTCAAGGTGGAAGAAGATCCACGTGTGAAGATGATAACAGGGGTTCTTCCTGGAATAAACTGTGGTGCGTGCGGTTTTGCCGGTTGTGAGGCTTACGCGAAGGCGATCGTGAAAGGTCAGGCAGAAACGAACAGGTGCCTCCCCGGAAGACCTCAGGGCGTCGAAGAGAAGATAAAGAAGATCCTCGAGGAGTACAAGAATGTCTCCTCTTGA
- the rsxA gene encoding electron transport complex subunit RsxA, with product MKVFLLFFSAIFVNNFVLARFLGICPFLGVSKRLETATGMGIAVTFVMTVSAAISWFLDKLLISTGLEFLKTIVFILVIASFVQFVELFLKKTSPDLYEALGIFLPLITTNCAILGMVLLNSLMKLNFVEAVFHALGSGLGFALALVIFAGIREKMDLYDLPEPFKGTAIALITAGLLSLAFMGFQGMVKL from the coding sequence ATGAAGGTGTTTCTGCTTTTCTTCTCTGCCATATTCGTGAACAACTTCGTTCTGGCAAGGTTTCTCGGAATTTGTCCCTTCCTGGGGGTCTCCAAAAGGTTGGAAACGGCGACAGGGATGGGTATAGCCGTTACGTTCGTTATGACGGTTTCTGCTGCCATCAGCTGGTTTCTGGACAAACTCCTTATCTCCACGGGGCTTGAATTTCTGAAAACGATCGTCTTCATACTCGTAATCGCTTCTTTCGTCCAGTTCGTTGAGTTGTTTTTGAAGAAAACCAGTCCGGACCTCTACGAAGCGCTTGGTATTTTCTTGCCCCTCATTACCACGAACTGTGCGATCCTCGGTATGGTGCTTTTGAACAGTCTCATGAAGCTCAACTTTGTTGAGGCGGTCTTCCATGCACTGGGATCTGGCCTTGGGTTCGCCCTTGCTCTTGTGATATTCGCCGGAATAAGGGAAAAAATGGATCTCTACGACCTGCCGGAACCTTTCAAGGGAACCGCCATAGCTCTCATCACCGCGGGACTTCTTTCACTGGCTTTCATGGGATTCCAGGGCATGGTGAAGTTGTGA
- the rsxE gene encoding electron transport complex subunit RsxE, producing the protein MSRLREFTKGIIKENPTYVQVLGMCPTLAVTTSAINGLGMGLATTAVLTMSNVVISLIRKIVPDKIRIPIFIVVIASFVTMIDLLMHGFAYDLWKTLGLFIPLIVVNCIIMGRAESFASKHGVLDSMLDGLGVGLGFTGSLVLLGSIREFFGNGTIFGYRVWELKIFLEILPPGAYITLGLLSALFTYIGIRRKKRGEAK; encoded by the coding sequence ATGAGTCGCTTGAGAGAGTTCACGAAGGGAATCATAAAAGAAAATCCCACTTATGTTCAGGTTCTCGGGATGTGTCCCACACTCGCCGTTACCACGAGTGCCATCAACGGTTTGGGGATGGGGCTCGCTACGACGGCCGTTCTCACCATGTCGAACGTGGTCATTTCGTTGATAAGAAAGATCGTTCCCGATAAGATCAGGATCCCAATATTCATCGTTGTTATCGCGTCTTTCGTTACCATGATAGATCTACTCATGCACGGCTTTGCCTACGATCTGTGGAAGACTCTGGGCCTCTTCATTCCTCTCATAGTGGTGAACTGTATCATAATGGGAAGGGCGGAATCGTTCGCTTCTAAACATGGAGTTTTGGATTCTATGCTCGATGGCCTGGGAGTGGGTCTCGGTTTCACGGGTTCACTGGTTCTTCTTGGAAGCATCAGAGAATTCTTCGGTAACGGTACGATTTTCGGTTACAGAGTGTGGGAGTTGAAAATATTCCTCGAAATTCTTCCACCAGGGGCCTACATAACACTCGGTCTCCTCTCTGCACTCTTCACCTACATCGGCATCAGGAGAAAGAAGAGAGGTGAAGCGAAATGA
- a CDS encoding RnfABCDGE type electron transport complex subunit G, which yields MKDILKTGLILMVFTAISGLFLGFVYVGVKGKIQEADNAAKLSAIKFVLKDPLTGDYLVDEKEIEEVVKKTGIETVVLKEYKEGVVLGPMYEFVTKDGRNAYVLSGYAPGFGGNVTVVACFIKTEDGFMLNSVRVIDYSQETPGLGAKIGEENIQRRFFPVPPEGLKNGLKVDKDAGLPKGSSEELKKQGVVKVSDVMTGATITPRAVVTALNLMYRYLEEVSK from the coding sequence ATGAAAGATATCCTGAAGACAGGATTGATCCTCATGGTTTTCACAGCTATTTCTGGTCTTTTTCTTGGATTCGTGTATGTGGGAGTCAAGGGAAAGATTCAGGAAGCGGATAACGCGGCAAAGTTGAGCGCCATCAAATTCGTCCTGAAAGATCCCCTCACGGGAGATTATCTGGTGGATGAAAAAGAAATCGAGGAAGTCGTCAAAAAAACGGGCATAGAAACAGTTGTTCTGAAAGAGTACAAAGAAGGGGTAGTTCTTGGCCCCATGTACGAATTCGTGACGAAGGATGGCAGAAATGCGTACGTTCTGTCTGGATACGCACCCGGTTTTGGAGGAAACGTGACCGTTGTGGCATGTTTCATAAAAACGGAAGATGGATTCATGCTCAATTCCGTGCGAGTAATAGATTATTCTCAGGAGACGCCCGGGCTCGGTGCAAAGATAGGAGAAGAAAACATCCAGAGACGTTTCTTTCCGGTTCCACCGGAAGGACTGAAAAACGGTCTGAAAGTCGACAAAGATGCGGGACTTCCAAAGGGTTCTTCTGAGGAGTTGAAAAAACAGGGTGTTGTGAAGGTAAGCGATGTAATGACGGGAGCAACGATCACACCAAGGGCCGTGGTGACCGCTTTGAACCTCATGTACAGGTACCTCGAGGAGGTGTCGAAATGA
- a CDS encoding RnfABCDGE type electron transport complex subunit D, translated as MKLMSTYAPHLREEDDVRKIMLDVLIALSPAVIGAAYFFGWYALFLCIAGAVTGELFDIFVMRYLRGVKDFVPDGSGAVTGLLLAMNVSTRLPFWAFLLGLVFALGIGKHVFGGLGQNIFNPALVGRAFLLISFPTYMTTWVVPGAGFWKSPVDVVTAATPLALFKEQGVFTSYWDLFIGKVGGSLGETSALLLIIGFIYLLLKKRVKIFIPASYIGTVLVFSSIAYLMNPKYGDPLFHLLSGGLMLGALFMATDMVTSPITEKGQVIFGIGCGVLTMAIRLFGAYPEGVSFSILFMNALVPLIDRYTRPRIFGEVKG; from the coding sequence ATGAAGTTGATGAGCACTTACGCTCCTCATCTTCGGGAAGAGGATGACGTGAGAAAGATCATGCTGGATGTGCTCATAGCCCTTTCACCAGCAGTTATTGGAGCGGCTTATTTCTTCGGGTGGTACGCGCTCTTTCTCTGTATCGCAGGAGCGGTGACAGGGGAACTCTTCGATATATTCGTTATGAGATACCTGAGAGGAGTGAAGGATTTTGTTCCAGACGGGAGTGGGGCAGTGACAGGACTGCTTCTGGCGATGAACGTGAGCACAAGGCTTCCTTTCTGGGCTTTTTTGCTGGGACTTGTATTTGCCCTGGGGATCGGGAAACACGTGTTTGGAGGGCTCGGTCAGAACATCTTCAACCCTGCGCTTGTTGGAAGAGCGTTTTTGCTGATTTCTTTTCCTACTTACATGACCACCTGGGTTGTACCTGGGGCAGGATTCTGGAAATCTCCAGTGGATGTGGTAACGGCGGCAACCCCCCTCGCTCTTTTCAAAGAACAGGGCGTTTTCACTTCCTATTGGGATCTGTTCATAGGTAAGGTTGGAGGATCCTTAGGTGAAACGAGTGCACTTCTTCTCATAATTGGTTTCATTTATCTTCTTTTGAAAAAGAGAGTGAAGATATTCATTCCCGCCTCCTATATAGGAACGGTTCTTGTGTTTTCTTCGATAGCTTATCTAATGAATCCAAAGTACGGTGATCCGCTCTTTCACCTTTTGAGTGGTGGTCTCATGCTCGGTGCACTCTTCATGGCCACTGATATGGTGACGAGTCCCATCACCGAGAAGGGACAGGTGATCTTCGGGATTGGATGTGGCGTTCTCACGATGGCCATAAGACTCTTTGGAGCGTATCCTGAGGGTGTTTCATTTTCAATCCTTTTCATGAACGCGCTGGTTCCCCTGATAGACAGGTACACCAGACCACGCATCTTCGGTGAGGTGAAAGGATGA
- the rsxC gene encoding electron transport complex subunit RsxC — MLTFKGGVHPPEMKEWSKDKPIERVPLPQKVFVFLSNHAGNPAKPVVSPGDEVKTGQVIGEPEGFISAYLHSPVTGKVLEINKILHPILGKPIEAIVIERTSDDEWVYIETGDFERMSKEEVLEVIKKAGIVGLGGAMFPTHVKLSPPPEKKVDTLIINGAECEPVLTIDHRLMLERAEDILQGILIMMKVLGVQKAIVGVESNKIDAYHNLKKVFKGYPVDVALLKTKYPQGAEKQLIYAITGRVVPRGGLPMDVGVVVQNVGTCVAVKEAVVDGKPLVERGVTVSGDAVKNPRNLIVRIGTPVKDVIDYCGGIDENTERVILGGPMMGISITNLDVPVMKGTSGITAFLPKKPQPQKPCIRCSECVQVCPMNLQPYLLYLLSTKRKYDEAVENGLMDCIECGSCTYTCPSKIEHVRYIKLAKTVYRATRRGKK, encoded by the coding sequence GTGCTCACTTTCAAGGGAGGAGTACATCCTCCAGAAATGAAGGAATGGTCGAAGGATAAGCCTATTGAAAGGGTACCATTACCACAGAAGGTCTTCGTCTTTCTCTCCAACCACGCGGGAAATCCAGCGAAACCCGTGGTTTCTCCCGGTGACGAGGTAAAAACAGGTCAGGTCATAGGTGAACCTGAGGGTTTCATTTCCGCTTATCTGCACTCTCCTGTGACGGGAAAAGTGCTCGAGATAAATAAGATCCTGCATCCAATCCTTGGAAAGCCCATCGAAGCGATCGTTATAGAAAGAACCTCTGACGATGAGTGGGTCTACATAGAAACTGGGGATTTCGAACGTATGTCGAAAGAGGAAGTCCTGGAAGTCATCAAAAAAGCGGGAATCGTGGGCCTGGGTGGAGCGATGTTTCCTACCCACGTTAAACTCTCACCTCCTCCCGAGAAAAAAGTGGACACCTTGATCATCAACGGGGCGGAGTGTGAACCCGTTCTCACGATAGATCACAGGCTCATGCTAGAAAGAGCAGAGGATATCCTCCAGGGAATTCTGATAATGATGAAAGTTCTGGGAGTTCAAAAAGCCATAGTCGGTGTAGAAAGCAACAAAATAGATGCATATCACAATTTAAAAAAGGTTTTCAAGGGATATCCCGTCGATGTTGCTCTTCTCAAGACCAAATATCCACAGGGTGCAGAAAAGCAGCTCATATACGCGATAACTGGAAGGGTGGTACCGAGGGGAGGCCTTCCAATGGATGTCGGGGTGGTGGTTCAGAACGTCGGTACCTGTGTTGCTGTGAAGGAAGCGGTTGTCGACGGAAAACCACTCGTAGAAAGAGGCGTGACAGTCAGCGGTGATGCTGTGAAAAATCCAAGGAATCTGATCGTCAGAATAGGAACACCCGTGAAGGATGTTATCGACTACTGTGGTGGAATAGACGAGAACACGGAACGTGTCATCCTCGGTGGTCCCATGATGGGAATATCCATCACAAATCTGGACGTCCCTGTTATGAAAGGAACCTCTGGAATAACCGCGTTTCTTCCAAAGAAGCCTCAGCCTCAGAAACCATGTATCAGATGCAGTGAATGTGTTCAAGTTTGTCCGATGAACCTCCAGCCTTATCTTCTCTATCTCCTTTCCACGAAGAGAAAGTACGATGAAGCTGTGGAAAACGGCTTGATGGACTGTATAGAGTGTGGCTCGTGTACCTACACCTGTCCATCGAAGATAGAACACGTAAGATACATAAAACTGGCAAAAACAGTGTATCGTGCTACAAGGAGGGGTAAGAAATGA